The DNA sequence GTGGGCTGAGTCGCTGTCATGGCATGAACTGTCGTCATTAAACCCTCAGCCAGGCCAAAATGATCCTGAATGACTTTAGCGATGGGGGCCAGGCAATTGGTCGTACAACTGGCATTGGAAACGATGACATCAGTGGCAGGATTAAATTGATGCTGGTTAACCCCTATGACAAAGGTGGGAACTCGTTCAGAATCCTTAGTAGGGGCAGAAATAATCACCCGCTTGGCCCCGGCCTGGAGATGTTGGGCGGCTCCGTCATAGCCCGTAAACAAGCCCGTTGATTCCACCACATAGTCAACCCCAAACTCGCGCCAGGGGAGTTCAGCCGGATTGCGAATCGCCACGCACTGAATTAATTGCCCATTGACCTCAATCCCGGCTGCCGTTGCTTTTACATCTCCGGCATAGGGGCCATGGGTAGAGTCATATTTGAACAGGTAGGCCAGATTATCAGGCGGAACCAAATCATTAATGCCGACAAATTCAATTTCGGGATGTCCTAACCCAGCCCGGAGCACGAGTCGCCCAATTCGTCCAAATCCGTTGATGGCAACTTTTACCTTGGTCACAATCTTTTCTCCGCCATTTCTGTCACTTTGATCCTAAGCGGGGAAACGCAAAAGCTAGCTTTTTTTAGATTTAATTTGTTTTTGAGCCAACGACTTTTGATCTGTTTGGGGATAAGGATGGCGCAGAGACTCTCGGATCATCACTTTTTCCAGCTTGCCCCGTTTACCAGCCAAAATGAGTATCCATTCCTCATTCCCAGTCCCTACTCCTCTGGCATTAACCCCTGAGATTATGAGTAGGGGAGAAATGTCTAGGCGGGGATGCGTTTCTTGAGGGAATTGGCCCGACGTTTGGCCACGGCATTGTTGGGATCAGCCCCTAAGGCTTGCTCGTAGGCTTCCAGGGCCTGGGTGACTAAGCTTTTCCGCTCGTAGGCATGGCCGAGATTGTTGGCCGCTGTTACATAGGCTGGGTCTTGGCTCAGGGCTTCTTTGTAGTTGCGAATGGCTAAATCGTATTGATCCTGAACAAAGTAAGCATAGCCGAGGGCGTTATAGATGGGGGCAGTGATCGCCGTAGGATCGGTTTCGGCTGTTTTTAGGGCTTTTTGGAGCAGGGGAATGGCCTGGGTTGTCAGTTTCTTATTCAGATAAATACTACCCAATTCAAAATATTCTTGGGCTGTGCCTTTTTCTTGTTTTAACTTGGCCTGGAGACGAGATAAGGCGGTTTCGATCCGGCGCGTCCGTAAAATTTGCCGAAATACAAACCAGCCCACGGCTGCCAACAAAATGAGGAGAACACCCAAATACAGGGCGGGTAAATTAGTCTCCATGACTGCTTTCTTTCCTCTAAAAACAAGCTAAGGTCACCAGGCCTGGAATCCAAGCATTGGCAAACACCCATTTTCCAGACTAGCAAGGATAGAGCCGGAGAATCCCAAGATCCTAGATGCAAAAAAAATAGCCCCCAAATTCTCTAGCCGCATCAACGACATCAAGAAACTTGGCAAGCTATGTCTAAAGAGAGAGATTAAAAGACATTTTGTTGACGAAATTTATGTCATCAGGCTCGGGAATCGTCACTACCCTAACCCTGTTGGCTTAGCCTGCCAGAGGCATAAAAGTTAGAGGCTAGTCAGAAAGCCGATGAGACCGTGGCCTGTGAAAACTTCCAAGGCCAACAATGAGATAAAGCCAACCATGGCTAAACGACCATTGAACAATTCAGCATAGGGGGTAAATCCTGACTGAGACTCGTTCATGACGTACATTTCCGGCTCAATCGCAAAGTTGTTCATCTTACCTTGGTCGTCAACAATAGAACCGCTTCTCATATTTCGCTCCGTTATTTAGCTTTACTTTTTAGCTTCTTTACATAAGTTAACATTCTTTACAAAACTTGACAACTGTTCAGGCAAATTTCTCGGCCATGTTTCGCTGCTTATTGCTGTTGTTGCTCTCAATTCCGAGTATAGTTACCCTGAATCCCTTGATATTAAAGCAATGTAGGTTGGATCAAAGTCGGTAAACCCCATAATGATCTGCTCCACCTGGCCTGGGTGATTTGTAACAAAACTCCTGCTCTTAACTTAATAAATATTTATTTTTGACTAGAGAGGCTTAATTTCTCTCTCCATTTCTTTTTGTTAGGCCAGCCCTTGCCCCCTGAACATCTTAGTTGCCTGGTCACAGGATGCTTTCCATCGCTCGCCCCATCTTGGCTTGGGGATAGAGGACATGATGGAAAAATTGCCCCATCCACAATTTGGGATTCTTGCAGCCAATGGATCAGCCTGTGTCACGCTATATGCTCTAATCTGAAGTTATCTCTAGTCGCCGATTCCTTGTCAATGCCCAGTCGCTTCCTGAAACGTCGAACAAAAATTGTTGCCACCGTTGGCCCCGCTGTCAGTAGTCCAGAACTGTTAAGGGCAATTATTGAAGCCGGAGCGACTACCCTACGCCTTAACTTTTCCCACGGCAGCCATGAGGATCATCAACGCAGTATTCGCCTAATTCGCCAAATTTCCTATGAACTCAATCAGCCCGTGGGTATCCTCCAAGACCTACAGGGCCCGAAAATTCGTCTGGGTAAATTTGAAAATGGCAAGATCAGTCTTCGGCCTGGGGATAAATTTACCCTCACCAGTCGCATTCTCTTGGGTAATGAAACCATTAGCACCATTACCTATCCACCCCTCGCCAAAGAAGTCCCCCCCGGAGCAACAATCCTCCTGGACGATGGGCGGGTGGAGATGGTCGTTGAAAGTATAGACAAAATCAAAGAGGAACTCTACTGCCGAGTTGTGGTCGGGGGGCAGTTATCCAATGCCAAGGGGGTTAACTTCCCCGGGGTTTACCTGTCCATTAAAGCCTTAACCGAAAAAGACCGGGCCGACCTGATGTTTGGCCTCAACCAAGGGGTAGATTGGATTGCCCTCAGCTTTGTCCGCAATCCCCAGGATATGTTGGAAATTAAGGAACTGATCTCAGCGGCGGGGAAATCTGTCCCTGTGATTGCCAAGATTGAAAAACACGAAGCCATCGAACAAATGGAGGCAGTGCTCTCGGTCTGTGATGGGGTGATGGTGGCGCGGGGGGATTTGGGCGTAGAACTGCCAGCCGAAGATGTCCCAATTTTGCAGAAACGGCTGATTGCAGCGGCTAATCGGTTGGGGATTCCAGTCATTACCGCCACCCAAATGCTCGATAGCATGGTTAACTCCCCGCGGCCAACAAGAGCCGAAATCTCGGACGTGGCCAACGCGATTTTAGATGGGACTGATGCGGTGATGCTGTCTAACGAAACGGCAATGGGCCAATACCCTGTGGAGGCGGTGGCAACCATGGCCCGGATTGCCATGCGGATGGATGACCAGGCCCAACTGCATCGGTCTCCTCCGGCCTCAGCTCCCGGCCAATCCATTCCCAATGCCATTAGCCAGGCCGTGGGTCAGGTGGCGGCCCAACTCAATGCCAAGGCAATTATTACCCAAACAAAAACTGGGGCCACGGCGCGGAATGTTTCTAAGTTTCGGCCCCAAATTCCAATTCTGGCCGCAACGCCCCAACTCGATATTGCCCGCCGCCTGCAATTGGTGTGGGGAGTTGAACCCTTACTCACCCTCAATCAAGGTTCAATTCGGCAATCCTTCCAAGTGGCAATTAATACCGCCCAAGAACGGGGCCTGCTGGCGGAACGGGATTTGGTCGTGATGACCGCCGGAACATTACAGGGGGTTTCTGGCTCAACGGACATGATTAAGGTGGAAATTGTCACCTCAATTATGGGGCGAGGCTCAGGAATTGGCCATGGTTCTGTGAGTGGGCCAGCCCGAGTAATTCTGGAGGGGGCGCGAATTAGCTCCTTTAATCCAGGAGAGATTTTGGTCACATCCCGGACTAATGCCGACTATGTCGAGGTAATTCGCAAAGCCGCCGGGATTATTACCGAAGAAGAAAGTTTGACCAGTCATGCCGCGGTGTTGGGCCTACGCTTGGGGATTCCGGTCATTGTCGGGGTCAAAAATGCTACGGACATTATTCGAGAAGGAACCATTCTGACCTTGGATGTGCAGCGGGGCCTGGTCTATTCAGGTTCTGTGAATAGCCTTAAGGAGCACTATTCCTAGTGTCTTCGCCAGGTGGACTTATAAATTGGCTGACCATAGATAGTTTCATTGGGGTTCAATGGGTCTATTTAAGCGGCTGTACCATCTGGGTCAATATTGTTTATCTTGTGGGCTTCTTTAGTGAGGCGATTGAATGATTGTGAATCACTAAATTCTATAGCGTTATTCCTTGAGGGTAAGAGGGAGATCAGTCAGAAAATGCTTGATAGTCAGTTTTTTAACATTTCTACGCTCTCGGAACAGCCTGCGTAACGCTATAACTTTGATAAACCTATGGCCTCAAAATGGTTGATTGGAGAATTCAGTTGGTGGCGACTCCTCAAGTCAATCCTTTTTGTCTATGTGACTGTAGCCATTTATATTTTCTTTCGGGCAGATCAGATGATCTTTCAGCCCCAGGCCCCCAGTTATGAAATTACCAGCGAATTTATCCAAATCCCCGTTACCAATCAAGAGTTCATTACCGCCCTCTATTTACCCAATCCCCAGGCCCAGTGGACGATCCTCTACAGTCACGGTAATGCTGAAGACCTTGGGGATATTCGCCCCTTTTTAAACCAACTGCGGGCCTGGGGATTTAACATTTTTGCCTATGACTATCGGGGCTATGGTCAAAGCTCCGGCGTTCCTGGAGAAACTCATGCCTATAGGGATGCCCTAGTAGCTTATACCTACCTAACCCAAACTCTGAAGATTCCGCCAAATCGGATCATTCTCTATGGCCGCTCCCTCGGGGGTGGGGTGGCAACTCATCTGGCGACAGAAGTAGAGGCAGCAGCTTTGGTTTTAGAAAGTACTTTTACCTCTGCTTTTCAAGTTGTCTCACCCATCCCAATCTTTCCTTTTGACAAGTTTACGAATTTAAGCAAACTCCCACAAATTCAGATACCGATCTTAATCATCCATGGTGATGCCGATGAAGTCATTCCCTTTGCCCATGGCCAGGCCCTCTATGCAGCAGCTAACGCGCCTAAATTTCATCTTTGGGTTCAGGGGGGGACGCATAACAACATCTCACTGATCGCTAGAGAGCCATTACAGGCAGCCCTGCAAACCCTTAAAATGACCCTAGACCAGTCCTCAGTGATACCATTACCTATTGCCTTAGGCAGACTGTTCTGAGAAGGTAGCAATGCTGCCAAGACTGCCCATCCAGTATTTTTTGACGGGTTCCCCTCTCACCCTCAATGAGTAATGGGATAAGACTGGAAAAATTGACACTCGCTTTCTCAGGACTTTACTGGAGCCAAGATGTTCTGGCCCGTTGGTTGAGATTGCCCTTGTGCAGGCTGCTATGAATCCGGCTATGCCCTAACCCACCTTAGCCAGATGCAAAACAACCCCCAGGCCCGCGCCAATTTCTTCTGGGGTAACTTTGCCATCTTGATTGGTGTCCAAGGCATCAAAGACCGCATCCGAACCGAGCCACTCCTCCCGCGTAATAATCCCATCCCCATCTAGGTCATAGACATGAAAAATATCTTCCGTGGCATGGGTGAGGGTGGCTTCTCCTTCCAGACGGGCTAAACGCCGGGCTAAGAGGTCTTCTAGGGTTTCGAGGGCTTTGGTAAATCCTTTGATGCCTTCATCCAGTTTTTCGGAGGCCATCGGATCAGCGGCGTGCATTTGGTTAAAGGTGGCCCAATCTAGGGAAATGCGCTCAATCTCCAGGCCAGCCGCCTTTGTTGCATCCAGTTTGCGAGGCAGTTCGGCCTCTGTGGATTTGAGTTGGGCAAGCAGGGCTGGGGAAATGGTCAACAGGTCGCACCCGGCCAATTCGGTAATTTCACCAATGTTGCGGAAACTAGCCCCCATGACCTCGGTGTGATAGCCAAATTTTTTGTAATAGTTGTAAATAGCGGTGACGGAAACTACGCCCGGATCTTCCTGGGGGGCATAGCTTGCGCGGCCGGTACTTTTCTTATACCAATCTAAAATCCGCCCGACAAAGGGAGAAATTAAGGTCACACCTGCTTCCGCACAAGCAATGGCCTGGTGTAAGCCAAAGAGGAGGGTTAAATTGCAATGAATTCCTTCTTTCTCCAGCACCTCCGCAGCCTTAATCCCTTCCCAAGTGGAGGCAATTTTAATTAAGACCCGATCTGGGCCAATCCCGGCGGCGGCATATTGGGCAATCAAGTCGCGGGCTTTTTTAATGGTAGCTTCGGTGTCGTAGGAGAGACGAGCATCAACTTCCGTGGAAACCCGACCGGGAATAATTTGGAGAATCTTTAAGCCAAAGGCTACAGCCAAGCGATCAAAAGCCAGGGAGGTAATTTCTTTTTCAGTCGCGGCTGATCCTAAATCTGCTTTGGCTTTGAGTAAGGTTTCGTCCACAATGGCCTGGTATTCCCCCATTTGGGCCGCTGCGGTAATCAGGGAGGGGTTGGTGGTTGCATCCCGGGGCGTAAATTGTTCAATGGCCTGGATGTCACCGGTATCGGCCACCACCACAGTCATTTGGCGCAGTTGATCCAATAAATTCATAGGATGCGGTTCTCCCAGTCGTCTCTTCCAATCTAGTCGTTGCGTTCTAATTCCGGCCGAATTTGAGCGCCCTTGCAACAATGATTAACTCGGTAAACCCCAAGGACTTGCTGAAATTCCAGATTTAATTTGGGATCACGGGGCAGAAGTCGCTGCATCGCTCAGCAATATCTCGGCCTGGAGCAGGGTCAGAATTTCTGTTAACCGACTCGGTTGGGAAATGTATAAATAGCCTAAAAGAGCTTCGAGGCTTGTGGCCTGTTGATAGATTTGGGCAGAAACCCGCTTGGGGCCAGTAGTAGCTGCATTCCGTCCCTGGCGGATAATTTCCAGTTCTTGGGGAGTGAGATGCACCAAAATATTTTGTAGGTACTTGGCCTGGCTTTCGGCTTTGACATGTTCCACCACAAGGCGATGATAATCGGCAATTCTCCGGGGTGGGTCTAAGCAGAGGGAGCGAATAAATAATTCATAAATACTATCTCCCAAGTAGGCTAAGGCCGGAGTCGGGTAATGATTGGGGAAAGCCTGGCGATCCGGCCCTGGAATCAACAATGGATGACCGAACGCTGTCATGGCGTGGGAGACTGGGGAATTAGGAAGAACTGGAACTGATTATTTACCGATTATTTACCAGCCGAGTCAGCAGTTTCGATGTTGGCTAGAGCCGTACTCAAGTCCGGTTGTAGGGAAAGGAATTTTTCCAACCGCACCAGTTTAACGGTCTGGGTGACACGGGGATTACTGACAATTTGCAAAGTCCCGCCACCGTCTTGGACTTTTTTGGCCAACTGCACCAAGACCCCCAGGCCAGAGCTATCAATAAACTCAATTTTCGAGAGGTCAAGGATCAAATGCTTGGGCCCTTCCTCAATGCACTTGGTCAAGACTTTCCGAAAAGCAGGTTCAGAAAAGGCATCAATTAAACCAGTGAGGCGAAACAGTTGCAAATTGTCCCTAATCTCGCGGGTGCCTCGTAAACTTACCGTGAGGGAGAGTGGTTCAGAAATGCTGGCCTCCTGTGGCGGAATCTCAACAGAAAATTTAGAACTTCAGTATAGGCAGTCTCAGGCCCCTTGTCTATCCCCTCCGCCCCCAGGCCTGGGTAAAGACAGCCCCCCAAACCCAGGGAAAACCAGGAAAGGGCTGGGACAGTCTCTAGGGTAACAGGAGCATGGCATCACCAAAGGAGTAAAACCGATAGCGGGCCTGGATCGCCAAGTGATAGAGGTCTAGTAAGGCTTGTCGGCCAATTAAAGCACTGACCAAAAGCAACAAACTGGAGCGGGGTAAATGAAAGTTGGTGATTAAACCCTCGACCACTTGCCATTGATAACCCGGATAGATAAACAGGTTAGATTCTCCGCAAAATGGGGCAAGTAGTCCTCCTTGGGCAGCGGTTTCCAACGAGCGAACAACGGTTGTCCCCACAGCAATAATCCGGCCCCCGCTGGCCTGGGTTTTCTGAATTTGGGCAACGGTGTCCGGACTAACTTCAATCCATTCCTGGTGGAGTTGATGTTGGGTGACATCTTCCAATTCCAGGGGGCGAAACGTGCCCAGGCCAACATGGAGAGTAACAAAACAATGGTTAATTCCGCCATCTTGGAGAGTTTTTAACAGGCCAGGGGTAAAGTGTAAACCTGCGGTTGGGGCCGCCACTGCACCAGGAATTTGCCCATAGACGGTTTGGTATTGCTCAGGGCAGGCCGGGTGGCGATCAATATAGGGCGGCAGGGGCATTTCCCCGAAGTTGTCAAGCTGATCTAAAAGTCGTTCACCAGGGGGTAAATCAAACTCCATCAGGCGACCACGGGTTTTGGGATCATAGGCAAGGATTTCAGCCCGATAAATCTTGTCCTGGTCTGTCCGATCCCGAAACTCGAGGCGATGGCCTGGGCGGATGCGTCTGCCGGGTTTGACTAGACCTAGCCATTGGCGCGGTGTTTTTTCAGCCAGGAGTAAGACCTCCACCGGGACAGGAATTTTACCGATTTTTTGCCCCCGCAACCGGGCTGGAATCACCCGCGTGTTATTCAGGACTAAGAGGTCGCCTGGGTGTAAAAACTGGGGTAACTCTCGAAACTGATGATGGGTAATTTCCCCGGAGCGAAAGACAAGCAATCGGGAACTATCGCGGGGTTCGGCGGGGGCCTGGGCAATCAGTTCGGGGGGCAACTCGTAATCGTAACTGCTGAGTTGGAGATCTGTGGGGGTAGTCACGGGTGCAAATGAGGGATATGGGCAACTTAGGCCGAAACCTGTAAGGGTAAAATCAATCGACTCAAGACACGGTCATCCTCTAGTTTATACAGGTCTAGGGTTGCGCCTAGTTGGGCAACAATTCCAAAGCAAGCCCGCAGATGTCGCCCAGGGGGTTGATCGAGGGTGGAGGGGGCCAACCAATCCAGGTGTTCTCGATGGTGAAGATCAATCAGTAGGCGGGGGTCAATCTGGCCATCATCGGTAATGGAAAGTTCAAGCCACTGGCTATCAATGGCCTGGCACCAAATATCAATCCGGCCCTGGGCCTGGGAGCGTTGGGCCGCGCAGAGTAAGAGTTCCTGCAAAACTAAATCAATTTTGGCAATATCCCCCGTTACCGACAGCATTTCTGGATTATGTACCTGTGTCCAAAGTTGTTTTTGCTTGACGAGGGACTCAATCCGCTCAAGGGAACGTCTCAACAATGTCGAGAGGCCGAGGGATTCTTGCTGTTGTCCCATAGTCGGTTTTAACTCCCAGGCCTCCTGTTGCAGTAGGGGAACTAAGCTGGTGAGTTGGCTTTGAAACTGCTGACCGGTGCGAGCTAATTGGGAGGGAGCCACAGGAGGATGACTCGTTAACCCCTGATACAGTTGCTGATAAGTCCCACCCAGATCCCGGTAGAGATTTTCAATTCGCCGGTGTTTATACCAATTGAGCATCTCTAACCGCTGCCAGCCCTCAATTAGAACGTTGGATAAGGAAATACTCCGGTGGGCATAGGCCAAGTGATTGACGAGGGTAATCAGGGCTTCAAAATAGGCCGGGGGCCAGCTGCGATCTTGGCGGTCTGCAACAATGATGACTCCTGAGGGTTGGTACTCCGGATCCGTACGCAGGGCCATGGCTAAAACTTGACCAATTTCTTGACCTGTGAGCCATTCCCGGGTTTCTGGAGCTAGATCAGTGGGGCCGAGTTGAATTACCTCTGGGTAAGGGTGGGGATGGTTAAGAAAGGTAGATGCATCAGCCTGGGAAATTTCCAAGGCGGCCTGAATCAGGGGATCGCGGTTAATATCAATTTCGTAGTTGGCGCGAATACTAAACTTAGGTAGAACTTGGGGTGGGACAATAATCCAACCTTGGGTTTGGCCGGGCTGCCAGGTAATCAAAGCCACTAGGGGGGCCTGGAGCAGTTCCATCAA is a window from the Pseudocalidococcus azoricus BACA0444 genome containing:
- the queA gene encoding tRNA preQ1(34) S-adenosylmethionine ribosyltransferase-isomerase QueA, which codes for MTTPTDLQLSSYDYELPPELIAQAPAEPRDSSRLLVFRSGEITHHQFRELPQFLHPGDLLVLNNTRVIPARLRGQKIGKIPVPVEVLLLAEKTPRQWLGLVKPGRRIRPGHRLEFRDRTDQDKIYRAEILAYDPKTRGRLMEFDLPPGERLLDQLDNFGEMPLPPYIDRHPACPEQYQTVYGQIPGAVAAPTAGLHFTPGLLKTLQDGGINHCFVTLHVGLGTFRPLELEDVTQHQLHQEWIEVSPDTVAQIQKTQASGGRIIAVGTTVVRSLETAAQGGLLAPFCGESNLFIYPGYQWQVVEGLITNFHLPRSSLLLLVSALIGRQALLDLYHLAIQARYRFYSFGDAMLLLP
- a CDS encoding STAS domain-containing protein — translated: MSEPLSLTVSLRGTREIRDNLQLFRLTGLIDAFSEPAFRKVLTKCIEEGPKHLILDLSKIEFIDSSGLGVLVQLAKKVQDGGGTLQIVSNPRVTQTVKLVRLEKFLSLQPDLSTALANIETADSAGK
- the pyk gene encoding pyruvate kinase, which produces MPSRFLKRRTKIVATVGPAVSSPELLRAIIEAGATTLRLNFSHGSHEDHQRSIRLIRQISYELNQPVGILQDLQGPKIRLGKFENGKISLRPGDKFTLTSRILLGNETISTITYPPLAKEVPPGATILLDDGRVEMVVESIDKIKEELYCRVVVGGQLSNAKGVNFPGVYLSIKALTEKDRADLMFGLNQGVDWIALSFVRNPQDMLEIKELISAAGKSVPVIAKIEKHEAIEQMEAVLSVCDGVMVARGDLGVELPAEDVPILQKRLIAAANRLGIPVITATQMLDSMVNSPRPTRAEISDVANAILDGTDAVMLSNETAMGQYPVEAVATMARIAMRMDDQAQLHRSPPASAPGQSIPNAISQAVGQVAAQLNAKAIITQTKTGATARNVSKFRPQIPILAATPQLDIARRLQLVWGVEPLLTLNQGSIRQSFQVAINTAQERGLLAERDLVVMTAGTLQGVSGSTDMIKVEIVTSIMGRGSGIGHGSVSGPARVILEGARISSFNPGEILVTSRTNADYVEVIRKAAGIITEEESLTSHAAVLGLRLGIPVIVGVKNATDIIREGTILTLDVQRGLVYSGSVNSLKEHYS
- a CDS encoding Mini-ribonuclease 3: MTAFGHPLLIPGPDRQAFPNHYPTPALAYLGDSIYELFIRSLCLDPPRRIADYHRLVVEHVKAESQAKYLQNILVHLTPQELEIIRQGRNAATTGPKRVSAQIYQQATSLEALLGYLYISQPSRLTEILTLLQAEILLSDAATSAP
- a CDS encoding tetratricopeptide repeat protein: METNLPALYLGVLLILLAAVGWFVFRQILRTRRIETALSRLQAKLKQEKGTAQEYFELGSIYLNKKLTTQAIPLLQKALKTAETDPTAITAPIYNALGYAYFVQDQYDLAIRNYKEALSQDPAYVTAANNLGHAYERKSLVTQALEAYEQALGADPNNAVAKRRANSLKKRIPA
- a CDS encoding alpha/beta hydrolase, with amino-acid sequence MASKWLIGEFSWWRLLKSILFVYVTVAIYIFFRADQMIFQPQAPSYEITSEFIQIPVTNQEFITALYLPNPQAQWTILYSHGNAEDLGDIRPFLNQLRAWGFNIFAYDYRGYGQSSGVPGETHAYRDALVAYTYLTQTLKIPPNRIILYGRSLGGGVATHLATEVEAAALVLESTFTSAFQVVSPIPIFPFDKFTNLSKLPQIQIPILIIHGDADEVIPFAHGQALYAAANAPKFHLWVQGGTHNNISLIAREPLQAALQTLKMTLDQSSVIPLPIALGRLF
- a CDS encoding transaldolase, whose product is MNLLDQLRQMTVVVADTGDIQAIEQFTPRDATTNPSLITAAAQMGEYQAIVDETLLKAKADLGSAATEKEITSLAFDRLAVAFGLKILQIIPGRVSTEVDARLSYDTEATIKKARDLIAQYAAAGIGPDRVLIKIASTWEGIKAAEVLEKEGIHCNLTLLFGLHQAIACAEAGVTLISPFVGRILDWYKKSTGRASYAPQEDPGVVSVTAIYNYYKKFGYHTEVMGASFRNIGEITELAGCDLLTISPALLAQLKSTEAELPRKLDATKAAGLEIERISLDWATFNQMHAADPMASEKLDEGIKGFTKALETLEDLLARRLARLEGEATLTHATEDIFHVYDLDGDGIITREEWLGSDAVFDALDTNQDGKVTPEEIGAGLGVVLHLAKVG
- the gap gene encoding type I glyceraldehyde-3-phosphate dehydrogenase; this encodes MTKVKVAINGFGRIGRLVLRAGLGHPEIEFVGINDLVPPDNLAYLFKYDSTHGPYAGDVKATAAGIEVNGQLIQCVAIRNPAELPWREFGVDYVVESTGLFTGYDGAAQHLQAGAKRVIISAPTKDSERVPTFVIGVNQHQFNPATDVIVSNASCTTNCLAPIAKVIQDHFGLAEGLMTTVHAMTATQPTVDGPSKKDWRGGRGAAQNIIPASTGAAKAVTLVLPELKGKLTGMAFRVPTPNVSVVDLTFRTDRPTCYAEICAAMQTAAAGELAGILAYTEDAVVSTDFTTDTHSSIFDATAGIELNAQFFKVVAWYDNEWGYSCRVVDLILHMARQEALI
- a CDS encoding chlorophyll a/b-binding protein; amino-acid sequence: MRSGSIVDDQGKMNNFAIEPEMYVMNESQSGFTPYAELFNGRLAMVGFISLLALEVFTGHGLIGFLTSL